The proteins below are encoded in one region of Candidatus Tanganyikabacteria bacterium:
- the hemW gene encoding radical SAM family heme chaperone HemW → MPPGIGLYVHVPFCAIKCHYCDFACYTGLDSLMEPYVAALIAEMKCYEPCDVASIYLGGGTPSLLPPALLGRLLAAAHEHFLISPAAEVTLEVNPGTGAPGLWETALAGGVNRLSVGVQAFDDLELAAIGRDHTVRDVDRTICDVRAAGFHDVSLDLIYGLPDQSEPGWARTVAEALARGPEHFSVYSLQVEERTVFGARERAGDLPLPGEDAERGMHDHLDAALDCAGFRRYEISSWCRPGHESVHNRLYWHNRDYIGLGSGAHSYFQGRRYSHGRSVKAYLRDPQPRIPPDRQPRQEEMEETIFMGLRLVREGLSRERFAARFGSDVREFYAAEIDQLVALGMLEESPEALRLSRDAIPVANDVFAAFLR, encoded by the coding sequence ATGCCCCCCGGCATCGGGCTTTACGTTCACGTGCCCTTCTGCGCCATCAAGTGCCACTACTGCGATTTCGCCTGCTACACCGGGCTCGACAGCCTGATGGAGCCCTACGTCGCGGCCCTGATCGCCGAGATGAAGTGCTACGAGCCGTGCGACGTGGCCTCGATCTACCTCGGAGGGGGCACGCCGTCGCTCCTGCCGCCGGCCCTCCTCGGCCGCCTCCTGGCCGCCGCGCACGAGCACTTCCTGATCTCGCCCGCCGCGGAGGTTACGCTCGAGGTCAACCCGGGCACGGGCGCGCCGGGGCTCTGGGAAACCGCCCTCGCCGGCGGCGTCAATCGCCTTTCCGTGGGCGTCCAGGCCTTCGACGATCTTGAACTCGCGGCGATCGGCCGCGACCACACGGTGCGCGACGTCGACCGCACGATCTGCGACGTGCGCGCGGCCGGCTTCCACGACGTCTCGCTCGACCTGATCTACGGCCTGCCCGACCAGTCGGAACCCGGGTGGGCGCGCACGGTGGCCGAGGCCCTGGCCCGGGGCCCAGAGCACTTCTCGGTCTACTCTCTGCAGGTGGAGGAGCGCACCGTCTTCGGTGCGCGCGAGCGCGCCGGCGACCTGCCGCTGCCGGGAGAGGACGCCGAACGCGGGATGCACGACCACCTGGACGCGGCGCTCGATTGCGCCGGCTTCCGGCGGTACGAGATTTCGAGCTGGTGCCGGCCGGGCCACGAGTCGGTGCACAACCGGCTATACTGGCACAATCGCGACTACATCGGCCTGGGAAGCGGCGCCCACTCGTACTTCCAGGGCCGGCGCTACTCCCACGGCCGGTCGGTCAAGGCCTACCTCCGCGATCCGCAGCCGCGCATCCCGCCCGACCGCCAGCCGCGCCAGGAGGAGATGGAGGAGACCATCTTCATGGGGCTGCGCCTGGTGCGCGAAGGCCTGTCGCGAGAACGCTTCGCGGCGCGATTCGGGTCCGACGTGCGCGAGTTCTACGCCGCGGAGATAGACCAACTGGTGGCCCTGGGCATGCTCGAGGAGTCTCCCGAGGCGCTGCGCCTGAGCCGCGACGCCATACCGGTCGCGAACGACGTGTTCGCGGCGTTCTTGCGCTGA
- the nadC gene encoding carboxylating nicotinate-nucleotide diphosphorylase translates to MQGTALVATGVPVDALHPLVLDPILQSALREDLGWGDLTSSLVLEPDASCTADMVFREAGVVAGLPVIERVFALIHPGIAVSRLAGEGSQAAAGDLVARVAGPAQGILAGERVALNLIQRLSAIATATRRFVEKLAGTRTRLLDTRKTTPGLRALERYAVRLGGGRNHRFCLSDAILIKDNHIAIAGSITEAVRRAKRGAPVTATVEVEVETLFQVQEALAAGADMLLLDNMSIQDLEQAVALVAGRVPVEASGGITLERVSAVARTGVDYLSSGAITRLAGFLDIALDVK, encoded by the coding sequence ATGCAGGGCACGGCGCTAGTGGCCACCGGCGTCCCCGTGGACGCCCTGCACCCGCTCGTGCTCGATCCCATCCTCCAGTCGGCGTTGCGCGAGGATCTCGGCTGGGGCGACCTGACGAGCAGCCTGGTGCTCGAGCCGGATGCGAGTTGCACGGCCGACATGGTGTTCCGCGAGGCCGGCGTGGTCGCGGGGTTGCCCGTGATCGAGCGCGTCTTCGCCCTGATTCATCCCGGCATCGCCGTCTCCCGCCTGGCCGGCGAGGGCAGCCAGGCCGCGGCCGGCGACCTGGTGGCCAGGGTCGCCGGACCGGCGCAGGGGATCCTGGCCGGCGAGCGCGTGGCCCTCAACCTGATCCAGCGGCTGTCGGCCATCGCGACCGCCACCCGCCGCTTCGTCGAGAAGCTGGCCGGCACGCGCACCCGCCTGCTGGACACGCGCAAGACCACGCCCGGCCTGCGCGCGCTCGAACGCTACGCGGTGCGCCTCGGCGGCGGCCGCAACCACCGCTTCTGCCTGTCGGACGCGATCCTGATCAAGGACAACCACATAGCGATCGCCGGCTCCATCACCGAGGCGGTGCGCCGGGCCAAGCGCGGCGCACCGGTAACGGCCACCGTCGAGGTGGAGGTCGAGACGTTGTTCCAGGTCCAGGAGGCCCTGGCGGCGGGCGCCGACATGCTCTTGCTCGACAATATGTCCATCCAGGATCTCGAGCAGGCCGTGGCCCTGGTGGCGGGCCGAGTGCCGGTCGAGGCTTCCGGCGGCATCACGCTGGAGCGGGTCTCCGCGGTCGCCCGCACCGGCGTCGACTATCTGTCGTCGGGCGCCATCACGCGGCTGGCCGGCTTCCTCGACATCGCACTCGACGTCAAGTAG
- a CDS encoding menaquinone biosynthesis protein yields the protein MLRIGETPYISTLPLYLPLRSRLGGDWQLVPERLTELSEMLASGAIDIGPITPIEYLAKADQYQLLPGLSVSSLGRSGCVMLYSRRPAYELKDARIAVPLWATAATRLLRWLMREMYRFEPTLVDRKGGLAENLAEHDAVLFFQDKALKATAGTSELYHVWDLGEAWWLATNTPLLYMLWVARKDVPAAAVEGAAALFAEARAAWPSERESIVAEAQARAQVPPQVVGGYLARFNYQFTPAHQSGLDFYRSTVAALTSV from the coding sequence ATGCTGAGAATCGGCGAGACCCCCTACATCAGCACGCTCCCGCTCTACCTGCCGTTGCGGTCGCGGCTGGGCGGCGACTGGCAACTCGTGCCCGAGCGCCTCACCGAACTCTCCGAGATGCTGGCAAGCGGGGCCATCGACATCGGCCCGATCACGCCCATCGAGTATCTGGCCAAGGCCGACCAGTATCAGCTCCTGCCGGGCCTGTCGGTCTCGAGCCTCGGCCGCTCCGGCTGCGTGATGCTCTACTCGCGCCGCCCCGCATACGAGCTCAAGGACGCCCGCATCGCGGTTCCGCTCTGGGCCACCGCCGCCACCCGGTTGCTGCGCTGGCTGATGCGCGAGATGTACCGGTTCGAGCCGACCCTGGTGGATCGCAAGGGCGGCCTGGCCGAGAATCTGGCCGAGCACGACGCCGTGCTCTTCTTCCAGGACAAGGCTTTGAAAGCCACCGCGGGAACCTCCGAGCTCTACCACGTCTGGGATCTTGGCGAGGCCTGGTGGCTGGCGACCAACACCCCGCTCCTGTACATGCTGTGGGTCGCCCGGAAGGACGTCCCCGCCGCCGCGGTGGAAGGGGCGGCGGCCCTGTTCGCCGAGGCCCGCGCCGCCTGGCCGTCCGAGCGCGAATCCATCGTCGCCGAGGCGCAGGCCCGCGCGCAGGTGCCGCCACAGGTGGTGGGGGGCTACCTGGCGCGCTTCAACTACCAGTTCACCCCCGCTCACCAGTCGGGGCTGGATTTCTATCGGTCGACCGTGGCCGCTCTGACGTCGGTCTAG
- a CDS encoding GNAT family N-acetyltransferase: MLLGARVAVRAIEQGDLPLLQGWWSDVDHWHRMGEPARLLSLADVEDWYEAERDRVDPEEGRTLAIADSAGVILGTIQYGRIHPRDRSCEIGMFLGNREDRGKGFGTEALSALLGHLFADLGVHRVSLQVHPENAAAIRCYERAGFVREGTLREGRYFGGRFHDFLVMALLAGEWKGD, from the coding sequence ATGTTGCTGGGTGCGAGGGTGGCGGTGCGGGCGATCGAGCAGGGCGACCTGCCGCTTCTGCAAGGCTGGTGGTCCGATGTCGACCACTGGCACCGGATGGGCGAGCCGGCGCGCCTGCTTTCCCTGGCGGACGTCGAGGACTGGTACGAGGCGGAACGCGATCGGGTCGACCCCGAGGAGGGCAGGACCCTCGCCATCGCCGACAGCGCTGGCGTGATTCTGGGTACGATCCAGTACGGGAGGATCCATCCGCGCGATCGCAGTTGCGAGATCGGGATGTTCCTGGGGAACCGCGAGGACAGGGGCAAGGGTTTCGGTACCGAGGCGCTGAGCGCGCTCCTGGGCCACCTCTTCGCCGACCTCGGCGTCCACCGCGTCTCGCTCCAGGTTCACCCCGAGAACGCGGCGGCGATCCGCTGTTACGAACGCGCCGGCTTCGTCCGGGAGGGAACGCTCCGCGAGGGCCGGTACTTCGGCGGACGGTTCCACGATTTCCTGGTGATGGCGCTCCTGGCTGGCGAATGGAAAGGAGATTGA
- a CDS encoding tetratricopeptide repeat protein: MTIVPFTPGPKSDAVAHNDRGVALHEEGDIEGALSEYREAIRIDPSYANAHFNLGLAHHDLGRLDLAIASYREALRLDTQDPEAYLNLGCALQAQGEVGEAQNAFKTALELDPNYACAHCKLGALLYDKGELDEASWELKKALRLDPHCAEGHHALGLVLFEKGRREQAVQQLRRAVDLDPSHPDAARDLGRVLQHTGELDAAASEYRKALLYDPAQIDARIGLASILEQRGDYDGALRAFDEILRESPNHPDALYGLGKVREALSDMPAALECYREAVRHAPHFFDGWIALGWASRDAHDEAGAARAFEQAIAISPEEASGHIGLGWSLLAKHKATEALEEFEKALDRAPDDADARFGLACALDAHGAADDAIDAYRKALSLDERNATAHFNLGSLLLSKGENAEAVTHLERAIQLAPTDSSAHFKLGLAHLLGGRMSGFFDSVLNAFRHLKPRS; encoded by the coding sequence GTGACGATCGTGCCTTTCACTCCGGGACCCAAGAGCGACGCGGTCGCCCATAACGATCGAGGGGTCGCCCTGCACGAGGAGGGCGACATCGAAGGCGCGCTGAGCGAGTATCGCGAGGCCATCCGCATCGATCCGTCCTACGCCAACGCCCACTTCAACCTCGGCCTGGCCCACCACGATCTCGGCCGCCTGGATCTGGCGATCGCCAGCTACCGCGAGGCGCTGCGGCTGGATACCCAGGATCCGGAAGCCTACCTCAACCTCGGCTGCGCCCTCCAGGCGCAGGGCGAGGTCGGCGAGGCGCAAAACGCCTTCAAGACGGCCCTGGAGCTCGACCCCAACTACGCGTGCGCCCACTGCAAGCTGGGAGCCCTTCTCTACGACAAGGGCGAACTCGACGAGGCATCCTGGGAGCTCAAGAAGGCCCTGCGGCTCGACCCTCACTGCGCGGAGGGCCACCACGCGCTCGGCCTCGTCCTCTTCGAGAAGGGCCGGCGGGAGCAGGCCGTGCAGCAACTGCGCCGCGCCGTCGACCTCGATCCCTCCCATCCCGACGCCGCCCGCGATCTGGGCCGCGTCCTGCAGCACACGGGCGAACTCGATGCCGCGGCCTCGGAGTACCGGAAGGCCCTCCTGTACGATCCGGCCCAGATCGATGCCCGCATCGGCCTGGCATCGATTCTCGAGCAACGCGGGGACTACGACGGCGCGCTGCGAGCCTTCGACGAGATCCTCCGCGAATCGCCGAACCATCCGGACGCCCTGTACGGCCTGGGCAAGGTCCGGGAGGCGCTTTCCGACATGCCGGCGGCCCTGGAGTGCTACCGGGAGGCCGTCCGGCACGCGCCCCACTTCTTCGACGGCTGGATAGCACTGGGCTGGGCGAGCCGCGATGCCCATGACGAAGCCGGGGCCGCCCGGGCGTTCGAGCAGGCGATCGCCATCAGTCCCGAGGAGGCGTCCGGCCACATCGGGCTCGGCTGGTCGCTGCTCGCCAAGCACAAGGCCACCGAGGCCCTCGAGGAGTTCGAGAAGGCGCTCGACCGCGCTCCGGACGACGCCGACGCCCGCTTCGGGCTAGCCTGCGCCCTCGACGCGCATGGCGCCGCGGACGATGCCATTGACGCGTACCGCAAGGCGCTCTCCCTGGACGAGCGCAACGCCACGGCGCATTTCAACCTGGGCTCGCTTTTGCTATCGAAGGGCGAGAACGCCGAAGCCGTCACCCACCTCGAACGCGCCATCCAGCTCGCTCCCACGGACAGTTCGGCCCACTTCAAGCTGGGCCTCGCGCACCTGCTCGGCGGCCGGATGAGCGGCTTCTTCGACTCGGTGCTCAACGCATTCCGGCACCTCAAGCCGAGAAGCTAG